Proteins from a single region of Felis catus isolate Fca126 chromosome B4, F.catus_Fca126_mat1.0, whole genome shotgun sequence:
- the LOC123386867 gene encoding translation initiation factor IF-2-like produces MKLKTETENRERGRSASGAAGILNSERGLVSQQGERASDQEAGAPGKRAAPPGWWGGGPRARGVRWVRPGETGPHVPGPGRARGPAVGGAGDALPFHAQRALKLSGGRVLALPTASARARAPPAPAPSTPRGRQDRSGTGKFRGLLWRRRAWDSSLRLTRPRKLAAGVLAGPSGNLGLRQPGTLPPLAHPGICRGTNYPGAVYEATAACRPALGQVINIFLFKNAQASLRSEAPVRR; encoded by the exons ATGAAA ttaaaaacagaaacgGAAAACAGGGAGCGAGGGCGTAGTGCGAGTGGAGCGGCGGGAATCTTGAACTCCGAACGGGGATTGGTCAGCCAGCAGGGAGAGCGAGCCAGCGACCAGGAGGCCGGCGCTCCGGGGAAACGCGCAGCCCCGCcaggctggtggggaggaggtCCCCGGGCGAGGGGCGTGCGCTGGGTGCGCCCCGGGGAGACCGGGCCACACGTTCCCGGGCCGGGGCGGGCGCGCGGACCCGCAGTCGGCGGGGCGGGGGACGCCCTCCCCTTCCACGCCCAGCGAGCGCTGAAACTGTCCGGCGGAAGAGTCCTAGCTCTCCCAACCGCCTCGGCGCGGGCCCgcgcaccccccgccccggcccccagcACGCCCCGAGGGCGCCAGGATAGGAGTGGAACGGGCAAATTCAGGGGTTTGCTGTGGAGGCGTCGCGCGTGGGACAGCAGCCTGCGACTGACGAGACCAAGGAAACTCGCTGCCGGGGTCCTGGCTGGACCTAGCGGAAACTTAGGTCTCCGGCAGCCAG GAACCTTGCCACCCTTGGCCCACCCCGGAATTTGTAGAGGAACTAACTACCCAGGAGCGGTGTATGAGGCGACAGCGGCGTGCAGACCCGCTTTGGGACAG GTTATAAACATCTTCCTTTTCAAGAACGCTCAAGCCAGTCTAAGATCTGAGGCACCGGTGAGGAGATAA